A genomic window from Glycine soja cultivar W05 chromosome 10, ASM419377v2, whole genome shotgun sequence includes:
- the LOC114369530 gene encoding AT-hook motif nuclear-localized protein 19-like produces MANRWWTGSVGLENSGHSMKKPDLGFSMNESTVTGNHIGEEDEDRENSDEPREGAIDVATTRRPRGRPPGSRNKPKPPIFVTRDSPNALRSHVMEIAVGADIADCVAQFARRRQRGVSILSGSGTVVNVNLRQPTAPGAVMALHGRFDILSLTGSFLPGPSPPGATGLTIYLAGGQGQIVGGGVVGPLVAAGPVLVMAATFSNATYERLPLEDDDQEQHGGGGGGGSPQEKTGGPGEASSSISVYNNNVPPSLGLPNGQHLNHEAYSSPWGHSPHARPPF; encoded by the coding sequence ATGGCCAACCGGTGGTGGACCGGGTCGGTGGGTCTAGAGAACTCTGGCCACTCGATGAAAAAACCGGATCTGGGGTTTTCCATGAACGAGAGTACGGTGACGGGGAACCATataggagaagaagatgaggacaGAGAAAACAGCGACGAGCCAAGAGAGGGAGCTATTGACGTCGCCACCACGCGCCGCCCTAGGGGACGTCCACCGGGCTCCAGAAACAAGCCGAAACCGCCGATATTCGTCACCCGAGACAGCCCTAACGCGCTGCGGAGCCACGTCATGGAGATTGCCGTCGGAGCCGACATCGCCGACTGCGTGGCGCAGTTCGCTCGGAGGCGCCAGCGCGGGGTTTCCATTCTCAGCGGCAGCGGGACCGTCGTCAACGTCAATCTCCGGCAACCCACGGCACCCGGCGCCGTCATGGCGCTCCACGGCCGCTTCGACATCCTCTCCCTCACCGGCTCCTTTCTCCCTGGGCCGTCCCCTCCTGGCGCCACCGGGCTCACAATCTACCTCGCCGGAGGCCAGGGGCAGATCGTCGGCGGCGGAGTGGTGGGCCCGCTCGTGGCGGCGGGCCCCGTATTGGTAATGGCGGCTACTTTTTCCAATGCTACGTATGAAAGATTGCCTTTAGAGGATGATGATCAGGAACAACACGGCGGCGGAGGCGGAGGAGGTTCGCCGCAGGAAAAAACCGGGGGTCCCGGCGAGGCGTCGTCGTCGATTTCGGTTTATAACAATAATGTTCCTCCGAGTTTAGGTCTTCCGAATGGGCAACATCTGAACCATGAAGCTTATTCTTCTCCTTGGGGTCATTCTCCTCATGCCAGACCTCCTTTCTAA